ACCAACCGAGTAAGAAGATCATTACTGCCGAAGATCCGGTCGAATATCGACTTCCCCGAGTCAATCAGGTGCAAGTCAACCCGAAGATTGATCTCGACTTCTCTACCGTACTGCGCACCTTTTTGCGCCAAGACCCCGACATTATCTTGGTCGGTGAGATGCGCGACCAAGAAACGGTTGAGATCGGTTTGCGTGCTGCTCTAACGGGTCACTTGGTGCTAAGCACTCTGCACACCAATGATGCGGTTGATAGTGCGCTGCGTATGATGGACATGGGCGCGCCGGGATACCTAGTGGCCAGCGCGGTGCGTGCCGTAGTCGCTCAGCGGCTTGTGCGCAAAGTGTGCCCAGATTGTAAAACCGAAGAGGTACTGGACGATGGGCGCAGGCAGTGGTTGGCTCAGCGTTTCCCGAATCAAGTCGAGAGTAAATTTTGGGTCGGTAAAGGCTGCCAAAACTGTAATTTGACCGGATACCGGGGCCGTATTGGTGTGTTTGAGATGCTCGAATTGGAGCAGGATATGATGGATAAACTGCGCGCTAACGACGCAGTCGGGTTTGCTCAAGTCGCTCGTCAATCGGCCAACTACAAACCCTTACTGGCCTCGGCGATGGAGTTAGCCATTCAAGGGGTGGTTAGCTTTGGTGAGGTGATGAGCCTTGGCGAAGGGGACTCCTCTGGATTTGAACAAGCGATCTATATCTAAGGTGAGCTATGCCGACGTTTAACTATCAAGGCCGACATGCCGATGGAGCCGCCACATCCGGTGCCATTGATGCGCCAACGCAAGAGGCAGTGGTCGAACAGTTGATGAATAAAGGCATCATTCCTGTATCGATTGAGATCGCGGACCAGAGCAGTCGTTTGGGTGTCGATATTAAAACCTTGTTCACACCTGCAGTGCCACTTGAGGTGTTGGTGATCTTTTGCCGGCAGTTGTACAGCTTGACTAAGGCCGGGGTGCCACTGCTGCGTTCGATGAAAGGCTTGAGTCAGAATAGTACCAATAAACAGCTGCAAGAGGCGTTGGAAAACGTGACTCAAGAGTTGACCAACGGTCGCAGTTTGTCGAGTTCGATGCAGATGTTTCCCAAAGTGTTCAGTCCGCTGTTTGTCTCGATGATCCATGTGGGTGAAAACACGGGTCGTCTTGATCAGGCGCTATTGCAACTGGCGGGTTACTATGAACAAGAGGTCGAAACTCGCAAACGGATCAAAACCGCGATGCGTTACCCAACGTTTGTGATCAGCTTTATTGTGGTCGCGCTGTTTGTCCTTAATGTTAAAGTGATTCCTCAGTTTTCCAGTATGTTCGCCCGCTTTGGGGTTGAGTTACCGCTGCCAACCAGGATCCTGATCACCACTTCAGAGTTCTTTGTTAACTATTGGCTGATGATGGTGGCGGCGATTGTCGCCGGGTTGTTTGGTTTTCGGGCGTGGATAAACACCGCAGCAGGTCGAGAAACATGGGACAAATTCCGTTTGCGTATGCCGGTAGTGGGTGAGTTGGTCAATAGAGCGCAGCTGTCACGCTTTTCACGCACGTTTGCGTTAATGCTCAAGGCGGGGGTGCCGCTCAATCAATCGTTGGCTTTGTCCGCAGAGGCGCTCGGCAACAAGTTTCTCGAAAACCGCCTGATGGAGATGAAAGCTTCGATTGAAGCGGGGGGAACTATCTCATCGACGGCAATCAATAGTGGTGTATTTACCCCTTTAGTGATCCAAATGATCTCTGTCGGTGAAGAGACGGGGCGAATCGATGAACTGCTCCTCGAAGTATCGGATTTTTATGATCGCGAAGTGGATTATGATCTCAAGACACTGACCGCGCGCATTGAACCGATCTTGCTGGTGATTGTCGCCGGCATGGTGTTGATCTTAGCCTTGGGCATCTTCTTGCCGATGTGGGGAATGCTCGATGCCATCAAGGGATAGTAGGCTTGAGTTGTCACGCTTGGCTATTGGGGTGTTACTACTGATCTCACTAGTGGCCAGTTTTTTATTGTCCTGGCGTGCGGTCGAACAACAGGCTAACCGCTCGGCGCTGCAGCTCGCTAGTCAGCGGATTAACGAACGGGCGAGTTTTTATAAACAGCAGTGGTTGTTGGCAAGGAAAGCGAACTCGCTAGAGATTGCTGGTCTCGAGCTCAACTACACTGATAAAGGGTGGGTGACGCCGTTGAACAACCAGCAGCGTGTCGATTGCCAATATTGGCTAGCGATACTCTATCCCGATGAAGAGTTGTTGGGTCATCAACCGCTCGCTATTGATAATGAATCAATAGCGAGGGATTATCGTTGTATCTATCGTTATAGTCAGGATCGATTTATTGCTATCAGTTTGATTCAGAATAATTTCTCTGCCCAAGTTGGATTTTTAATTCAGTAGTTTTTTTGACATACAACAGGTAGTGAAAGTGGAGAATGTCCGTATAATACGGCTCAGTTATAGACAGGTTTAAACAATGAAAAAAACGCAAACGGGTTTTACTCTGGTTGAGTTGGTGGTGGTGATTGTCGTGGTGGGATTGCTGGCTGTTGCTGCGCTGCCTCGTTTTCTCGATGTCACCGATGAAGCAAAGAAAGCCAGTATTGAGGGTGTCGCGGGTGGATTTGCCACCGGTGTCCTCTCTGCGCGCGCCCAGTGGGAAGCGGAAGCACGCCCATCTCGCTTAATAAACTCAGTAAGGCGCAATACGGTAAACTATGACGGGGTCAAATTTTGGCTGACCAGTAGTGCTCAAACCGGTGGTAATTTTCGCGATGGTTACCCTTTTGCACTTAACAATGATGACACCAGTTTCCCGACCACGCTGACTGATCAAGCGTGCATCGATCTTATGGATAATCTGCTGCAAAATCCGCCCAAAGTCGGCACGATTTCTGCTGCAGCTACCGATAGCAATATCAAATATACCGCGCAAGCTGATAGCAATAACTCAACCTGTACCTATGTACAAAAAGAGGGCAACAGCAATCATCAGTTTGTGTATCAAATAGAGACAGGTCGTGTGACCGTAACGCTGCAGTAGCGCTGCACATAGTCAAATAGAGAGAGTGTAATATGAAAAGACAAGGCGGTTTCACCCTAATCGAACTGGTCGTGGTGATTGTAATTTTAGGTATTTTGGCTGTTACAGCAGCACCGCGCTTTTTGAACTTGCAAAATGATGCGCGTAAATCATCTCTACAAGGTTTGAAAGGTGCCATTGATGGTGCGGCTGGAATTGTGTATGGCAAAGCTGCGATACAAGGTGATGAAAACAAGGATACAAGTACGGTTGATGGTATTGCGACGGCTTATGGCTACCCTGCTGCAAGCGATGCAGGAATTGGTACAGCTGTCGTAGGTTTGAATACTAATGATTGGAGTAAAATTGCAGCAACTGACGGATATTATGTGACGTTTTATGATGAAGCTATTTCAGGTTCATCAGCTACAACAATTACCAGTGGCAATTGTTACGTTAAATATACTGGACGTGCATCATCTGCGGCGACAGCAACCTACAGTGCTACGGTAACTAATAGCGGTTGCTAAGTTTATTCGCTA
The sequence above is drawn from the Vibrio sinaloensis genome and encodes:
- a CDS encoding type II secretion system F family protein; its protein translation is MPTFNYQGRHADGAATSGAIDAPTQEAVVEQLMNKGIIPVSIEIADQSSRLGVDIKTLFTPAVPLEVLVIFCRQLYSLTKAGVPLLRSMKGLSQNSTNKQLQEALENVTQELTNGRSLSSSMQMFPKVFSPLFVSMIHVGENTGRLDQALLQLAGYYEQEVETRKRIKTAMRYPTFVISFIVVALFVLNVKVIPQFSSMFARFGVELPLPTRILITTSEFFVNYWLMMVAAIVAGLFGFRAWINTAAGRETWDKFRLRMPVVGELVNRAQLSRFSRTFALMLKAGVPLNQSLALSAEALGNKFLENRLMEMKASIEAGGTISSTAINSGVFTPLVIQMISVGEETGRIDELLLEVSDFYDREVDYDLKTLTARIEPILLVIVAGMVLILALGIFLPMWGMLDAIKG
- a CDS encoding MSHA biogenesis protein MshF → MPSRDSRLELSRLAIGVLLLISLVASFLLSWRAVEQQANRSALQLASQRINERASFYKQQWLLARKANSLEIAGLELNYTDKGWVTPLNNQQRVDCQYWLAILYPDEELLGHQPLAIDNESIARDYRCIYRYSQDRFIAISLIQNNFSAQVGFLIQ
- a CDS encoding prepilin-type N-terminal cleavage/methylation domain-containing protein translates to MKKTQTGFTLVELVVVIVVVGLLAVAALPRFLDVTDEAKKASIEGVAGGFATGVLSARAQWEAEARPSRLINSVRRNTVNYDGVKFWLTSSAQTGGNFRDGYPFALNNDDTSFPTTLTDQACIDLMDNLLQNPPKVGTISAAATDSNIKYTAQADSNNSTCTYVQKEGNSNHQFVYQIETGRVTVTLQ
- a CDS encoding prepilin-type N-terminal cleavage/methylation domain-containing protein — protein: MKRQGGFTLIELVVVIVILGILAVTAAPRFLNLQNDARKSSLQGLKGAIDGAAGIVYGKAAIQGDENKDTSTVDGIATAYGYPAASDAGIGTAVVGLNTNDWSKIAATDGYYVTFYDEAISGSSATTITSGNCYVKYTGRASSAATATYSATVTNSGC